A window of Litorilinea aerophila contains these coding sequences:
- a CDS encoding HEPN domain-containing protein, which produces MNRYQDWLAQAERDLQRAAIDIKYEYWEWACFTAQQAAEKAVKALLMHQGYSAWGHSITPMLRNLETLNVPTALIEKAQSLDAYYIPTRYPNGFAEGKPADYYNESQAREAVDAATEIIRFCKTHITESK; this is translated from the coding sequence TGGCTCAGGCCGAGCGGGACCTCCAGCGTGCGGCCATCGACATCAAGTACGAATACTGGGAGTGGGCCTGCTTCACTGCGCAACAGGCAGCCGAGAAAGCGGTCAAAGCACTTCTGATGCACCAGGGATATAGTGCATGGGGACACTCCATAACCCCAATGCTACGGAATCTGGAGACGCTAAATGTGCCCACTGCCCTGATTGAAAAGGCGCAGTCGTTGGACGCCTACTACATCCCCACCCGTTATCCGAACGGCTTTGCGGAAGGCAAGCCGGCAGATTACTACAATGAATCTCAGGCCAGGGAAGCAGTGGATGCTGCGACAGAAATCATCCGATTCTGTAAAACTCATATCACTGAATCAAAATGA
- a CDS encoding nucleotidyltransferase domain-containing protein → MLRQKSSDSVKLISLNQNEVLAALVEIAERIRKDHPDVSSIRVFGSIARGDHVGTSDVDVLIILNRDIHTLTDRLAQIRRFYPYFDLPIGVDLLVYTQDEIDRRLDAGDAFITRIWRESRLLSPS, encoded by the coding sequence ATGCTGCGACAGAAATCATCCGATTCTGTAAAACTCATATCACTGAATCAAAATGAGGTACTGGCGGCGCTGGTGGAGATTGCCGAAAGGATCCGGAAAGACCATCCCGACGTTTCCTCGATCCGGGTCTTCGGCTCCATCGCCCGGGGGGATCATGTCGGGACCAGCGACGTCGACGTCCTCATCATCCTGAATCGCGATATACACACGCTCACAGATCGCCTGGCCCAGATCCGGCGCTTTTATCCATATTTTGATCTACCCATCGGCGTTGATCTGTTGGTGTATACGCAGGATGAGATCGATCGGCGGCTGGACGCGGGTGATGCGTTCATCACACGGATCTGGCGGGAAAGCCGGCTGCTGAGTCCGTCCTAG